The Nitrospira sp. nucleotide sequence TAGAGGCCGCGCGCGAAATGCTCGTTCCCCTGGCGATTCAATTCTTCGGATAGCCCGTTTCGTAATGGCATAGGGACATGTCGCTACTGCAGCGCCTGCTCCAGAATGGGTTTCGCCCCGGTCATGATCGAGGTGCCATCGCCGACTAATACAGAATCGAACTCATACTTCAACAAGCGCCGTAACCCCTCTTTGGCCTTCTCACGATCGGCATACCTTTCGGCCGGCAGCATGGAAAGCGCGCCGGCCGGCTTCCCGATTAAGGCGTCACCAAGGATCAAGACGCCCTTCCGTTGTTGGATGAAGAGCGCGGACTCTCCGGGAGATTTCTGATCTTTGAGTTGAATCGCCCAGATCCCGCCGACCAGCAGTTCCCCGTCTTTAAAGGTCTTCGTCGGCTTGAGATCCATCTGCGGCGCGTCCGCTTCCGGGACATGGAGCTGACACTGAAACTCGTCCCGATAGCGGGTCGCTTCACGGAGATGGTCCCGATTCGTCACGATAATGTAATCGACGGGACCGTTGCGCAGCACCACCGCGCTCGCATCGCCGGTCATCGGCGGAGGGTCCACGAGAATCTTATGTTCGCCAACCGTCAAGAAGAGCCCATTGAAATCTAGCTGCTTCTCCTCGGAGAACCAGGACCATTGCCAGATACCGGGAAGAATGTTTTTCATAGATAGAAGCCGATGGCGCCTCGCCGATCACGGATGACAGGACGGGCTCACAGGGCGGCGACGGCGTCCTTTACGACTTTCGTAACCTTGGTCAAAATCCCGGCGTCATTGGGGAGATCCAGAATATCGTCTTCCGAAACCGTAATGAATTTGCGGTTCGGCCCTTTGGTGAGGGAGATTAAAAACATGCTGTTCGACGGAGTGACCGGAATCACCACCTGTACGGCCCCATCCACACCCTTGATCATATCCAGAAACTTCTGCTTCCCCGCTTCCATCTCATCCATGCATCATCACCCTTTTGCTCATCAGGCCCGCAGAGACATTGGATCCTGGAATCGCCTTACATCTTCGCAGGAGCCGCCAGCAACTTCTCAACCTCCACAACGATTTCGTTCGCTCCTGCAAGATCGATATCCATGTTGCCTACCCGCTGCCACCGGATCACTCCTGCCTGGTCGATCACATAGACATTCGGAATAAATTTTCCGCCACCATAGAGCTTGTCGGTCACTTTCCCCGGATCGAGCAAATAGGGATAGGTGACTTTCACGGGAAAAGCAGACAAGAACTCACCGACGTCTTTCTTTGAATTTCCCGACGAATTGACACCGACGACCGCTACATCTTTTCCTTTGGTCAGCTCTGATACTTTCTGAAGGTTTGAGCCCTGCATCATGCAGGGATCGCAGATATGGAACAGCCCGAGGACGATGACTTTCCCTTTATACGCATCCAACGATACCGTCTCGCCGGTAATCGCCGTCAACGTAAACGACGGCGCCTTCTCGCCCACTTTGAAGAATCCGGCCGCCAGCACCAGATGCGCCGCGAAGACCGGAAAGAGTAACGCACCGAATATCCACAGAGATCGCTTCATGAGAGCCTCCTTCGCCATCGATCGAACAACCGAATGAACGACGACAGCTATCCTACCATGCAGAATTTTTCAGGGGCAACGGCAGACAACGGATCCATCTGTTCTCGCCCCACACCCCAGCATTGCGAGAGAGCTCAACTCACCGATGGAAGAGGTGTCGAATCGAAGCCGGAGGAGAGAGCCAGCGTGAGAGCGTGTGGACAGGGCTGACGCCGCGAGCGAGCCAGTGCAACGACCGGCGCCAGCGGAACCACGCCGGCGCCGCATGAATCACGGGATCGTGACTCCGACACAAGGCAATCCCGTAGCGCCACCGCGCCTTCCAATCCTCCTGAAGTGTAAACAACAGCGCCCCGACGTCCTGATCCTCAATCCCCTCTTGCTGCTGTAGGAGGAGGCTCTTCGGCATGCGGTGGGCCAAACCCATGACATCGGAATCGGCCGCAATCATGTTCAGAATCTGCGGAGGAATAGGCGCATCCATGAGTCGATAAGACAACGCCAGACCGAGCAACAGGACCCGATAACATCTCCATTCCAGAGCGGTCGTGAGCACCCGCTTCCAATTCAGCCGTCCGGCACGGATGAGTCCGGCTACTTCCGTCACCAGACTAAGTTGTCCCCAAGCCTGATGCGCTCCATGCACGCAGAGTACGAGCAACGCTTCCTCCGGAGCCATTCCTTTAGTCTTCCGGCCGTCCAGCGAAACCGGCCTAACGCGGCCCCACACCTCCGGCCGATCAATAGGGAACTTCTGATGTGCATGTCTCACCGCCCACAGCAGTTCGATCTGACGCGACGTATTGCCGTGAAGGTAGACGAGCGGCCGCTCGCACGCACCGGCATCGACTGTGCGGTCACCCGCCCCTCCTCGCACAGCATAGCCCTGCGAGACCAACACTTGTTCTGCATTCGCAAGCTGGTCCCGACGCACAAGCGCAACCGGATCGGCGGGAGCACAGAGCGTGAGATCGCCGTAGATCATGGCGGCGAAACCTACGCCCCTGAAAGGAAGCACGGAGACTCCGGCCTCATCAAAAGCGCGGAACAGTCGAAGCAGTTCCCCCGCTCCGGCTTGATTCGCGGCTGCCGCCTCTTCCGTCCTCCGAATAAGGGCATCCAGATCCGCCGGAGGAATACGGTCGGCACACAGTTCGGTCAGCGTCCGGGAGAGCAGAGACTCGACCCCATGGCTCTTGGCCAACTCCATCAACAAGGGCCAATTCAAACCGGCTTGCGCCACCTCACGAATCCGGCGGCGGAGAGATTCAGGCACAGCGGCTCTGGCGCACCAGATGAGGAATTGGGCCTCCCGAAAGCGCACCGGGTTCACCCATCCAGCAGCCCCAACAGAGGGTGCCTTCCCATCGACCGGATGTCGGAGCGAGAATCCCACCGCTACGCCCTCCTCTCGAGCGAGCGCGTCACGCCGCGAAACGCGTTCACAAAGGGAATCCCGTAAAGC carries:
- a CDS encoding TlpA disulfide reductase family protein, with the protein product MKRSLWIFGALLFPVFAAHLVLAAGFFKVGEKAPSFTLTAITGETVSLDAYKGKVIVLGLFHICDPCMMQGSNLQKVSELTKGKDVAVVGVNSSGNSKKDVGEFLSAFPVKVTYPYLLDPGKVTDKLYGGGKFIPNVYVIDQAGVIRWQRVGNMDIDLAGANEIVVEVEKLLAAPAKM
- a CDS encoding nucleotidyltransferase family protein; translation: MGFSLRHPVDGKAPSVGAAGWVNPVRFREAQFLIWCARAAVPESLRRRIREVAQAGLNWPLLMELAKSHGVESLLSRTLTELCADRIPPADLDALIRRTEEAAAANQAGAGELLRLFRAFDEAGVSVLPFRGVGFAAMIYGDLTLCAPADPVALVRRDQLANAEQVLVSQGYAVRGGAGDRTVDAGACERPLVYLHGNTSRQIELLWAVRHAHQKFPIDRPEVWGRVRPVSLDGRKTKGMAPEEALLVLCVHGAHQAWGQLSLVTEVAGLIRAGRLNWKRVLTTALEWRCYRVLLLGLALSYRLMDAPIPPQILNMIAADSDVMGLAHRMPKSLLLQQQEGIEDQDVGALLFTLQEDWKARWRYGIALCRSHDPVIHAAPAWFRWRRSLHWLARGVSPVHTLSRWLSPPASIRHLFHR